TAAGCTTGTGTATCCTCTGAAATCTCACATTATGAATAGAAGAACTTTTACTGCATAGTATGAATTTGCTGGTGTTTGATCAGATTGGAGTTTACAGAGAAACATTTTCCGCACTGAAAACACgaaaatggtttctctccagtgtgCAGCCTTCGGTGCCTAATCAAACTTGATTTCTTggcaaaacacttcccacattcagGGCAGGAATATGGTTTCACCCCAAAGTGAAGTCTTCGGTGGGCATAAAGATTTGAAGTTTGGGTGaagcatttcccacattcagaacatggaaatcgCTTGACGCTAGGATGAGTCTGCTTATGTTTAACTAGATCAAAGTTAGTtttgaaacatttcccacattccgaGCAAGAATATGGCTGCTCTCCTTTATGGATTTTCCTGTGTATAAGGAGGTGTGATGGATTAGAAAAACATTCACCACATATAGAACACAAGTGAAATGTTTCTTTGTGAGTGCTTTTATGCCGCCCTAGAGCTGAGTAATCTAAAAAACTTTCCCCACATTCACAACAAATAAATGTGTATACTTCCTTGTGAACTATTTGGTGCTTAATAAGATCTGACTTCAAGccaaaacatttttcacaatCCGGGCAGGTAAAGACTTTTTCTATTCCATGACTCCTCTGATGCTTCACCAGACTGGAGCTGTCCGTAAAACATTTGCCGCACTCCATACATGAGTAGGGTTTCTCCCCGGTGTGAACCCTCTGATGCCTGGTAAGATATGATTTATATAAGAACAGTTTACCACAGTCTGGACATTCTTCCATGTGTGTAGGTATCACATAGTCTGGGAGTCCTCCTTTTTCCCGTGAGGTTCCTTCATTCTCCTTTAattttgtaagtctttctgaatTTTCAGTCTGTGCATCTCTGGTAAGACCACACTGGGAGACACCATTACTTTCTGAAGGAGGAGTATCCTTGTTCACAGACACATCTGTCAATAAGAATTAAGGGATTCAACATAAATAATAGTTTGTACACACACATATGACACAGTACCAGTTTACAAAAGATTCTGCATTAAAAAAGAAGACTGAACTCGAATTCTTACATTAATATAAAAGATGAGGTACCTAAAAGTTACATCTTATATGTTAGTGATGATCTGGTGTATGTTGTGCACACCAAAATCAAAGAGAACAGATTTAAGCCAAAACTGAAGCCATAGCATTCAGCTGACTTCTTACAGGAGATCCGAGTTTGATGCATTCTTAGTTCTCAACGTGATGGTAAACAGATTGGCTGTATACACCTAATGCAGAAAACCATTGCCTGCAACCTGGGTGTTatggttcaaataaaaaaataaataaatttgacaGTCAATGACTTATTTCTCTTTAGGAATTTGGCCTGTAAGCCCAGAAGGAGGTTAGATAGGTTATATACATCAAAGGGCACAGATAGTGTCAGGAAACCAGCCTCGCCTATGCATGTTATAGACCTGAGAGAGTTGCCACGTTTGTGGGATTCCATCTGGTAATTCAAGTCCCTTCCTGTCAACCATTTACGGTAACTCTATAAATTAGTTTTTATAAAGTCAGAGGATATTGGTATTTGAAGGTGTTAGTCTAGTAAATTAACACGGTGGTGTGAGaagtcagtgacatcacagatggAAATATATTTTAGGTTATGGAAAATTGTCAGTTTGGGGAATCAATCCAATTGAGAGCTGTCCATTTCACTACTGCCTTTCCCCAGCATACAGACTATACAATATATGTAAGTGctctattttctgtatttttattcctttattttctgttattaCAATTACTATGTATTTCATTTAGTACATGTTTATTATATCCAAATCCctgtattttttatgttaaatctaaaatgtaataagtttgtCCTTGATACTGTAACAAATCCAAAAGCGTTTTAAAAAGATaaagattgcttggctgtgttaaccctttgaatgccagagTACGCCGTGTGAAGAGTTAACACAGTCCAGCAATCAAATAATGAAGTATGAAGTGTTAGCTGTAGTTTAAGAGTTCTTTAGCCTTTAAAATAGGTGGTGGCAGCAATTAGCTGTGTATTGATGCGAGAGACCTGCTTTGTAGTGTGTTTCAGCTAGATCTGTAACATGTGTGAAAGGTAAAGGCAAGACTGAGTGCTGAAATACTATTTAAGCCCCTGCAATATAACATCAAAGTGATGGACACGTTGAGTGCATTAGTGACACTGAGCAACAGGCCAGAACTTAATAGAGATTCTAAATAATGGGTTAGACACAAGGGAGGCTACATCAGCCTTCCTGTCAGTAAACCTATTAAAGAAGACCACAGTGAGCCCTTTCTAGCATTAaagtgctgatgatgataaaaaacAACAGCTTTTAGTGAAGTAGATACAGGGCTACATACAATGTCCAACATATATTAGGATATGTGAGAAGTTCAACGTCAGTCTCTTCGTCCTGTCTTTATACAATGTGCAGCACTTACCTGTGCTAAGACCTATTGGAATCTCCTTCTCAGAGGACGGGGGGCTCTTCACATAAGGCTCCTCTCCTCGCTCAATCATTGATACAATAGGAGGTATCACATTGATCCGTCCTGTATATGTATAACGACAAGTCAGCGTTGTTTTACTGAGGGAAGATCAATTCACTAGTTCTACCAAGGAGGTACAAAAATATTTACACCTGGCCAAACAGCGATTCATTTTACATCATTCTAATGTAGACATGGTACCTATTGTTCAAAGTGaacctgtcacatacacagagtggaggcagccattttgtgagccaaCACACTATGCAGCTTATCAATttgctaaaaaacaaaaacaaaaaaaacaaaacacatcacGAAGGCACAGCCCAATATTcctaaggcctgattcatgttgTACTGGTTCCTCCGGACTTAAACTGGCTTCTTTatttcaaaatggctgccccacAGTGTATAGGTGACAGGTCCATATTAATTAAATACAAGTCCCACTTCACATTACAAACCTACTAATATTAGAATTAAGGTGGACGTTCCCTTTAACATTCACAGGTACGATTCCCTGTGCCATGAGAGGTCCGATGTGTATGTCACTTTATTATCCATGCTATTTGTTACATATGCAATCTCTGCGTACTGCCAGCTAGAACCACAGTCCTAAATGGTCACTACAGCACTGAAACGAGGGTAATATATAATCAAATTCATTTTTACCCTTTTGAGGACTGATTTTGCGCCTCATATGTATCATATGTCATCATTTTGGGATGAATAGGGCTTTATTTTAGTAGAATGTTAGTACAaacatacaggttttttttatttggattaaATGGGGATGGGCAGAATGTAGAACAAAAGTATCATAAAACTATTGTAAGTgactggaaaatgtaagtgacattttccagtcacttacattttagTACGTGGAGGTACTCTGTGAAAAATGGTCTGGGGGAAGGCTAAGGAGTAATGTTACTAATAAAGTAGTGTGAGGTAGAAAAGCACTGCCAGCTAACTGcagtaaattaatttaaagggGATGCCTACTTTTCGGCTTTATTTTTTCCCATCCCTGGCATTCAGATAGTTTCTACTACTCAGGCATTTAAACAGGGCAGGACTGTGAACAGTGCCACAGCTAATCGACGGGGTGCCATGATTTGACAACATAGTCCCTATGGCCTTATAGGTTCTCCAGACATCTCCTCAGCAGTCTGTATTTTGGTAAAGAACCAGAAGTGGTAGAGGTGCCCTTAGGGGGGTTGGGGTGTTTCCAGTTGTCCAGAACCCCTTAACACTCAATTCATGAGAGTTCTGTGGTTTAAAAAGAGGAAACAACTTCTAGGAACCTCCTCCACTTGTCtgaattagaaaaaaaactataacACTGTCTGCAGACTGGGACTCATTTTGGCGGGGATCtgcctatgttttaatgaactttggcttcaacaaaaatGTCCGCCTTGGTTGTTCTTACTTTTGGCTCTAGTGTATGGTTCTTATGTTCTGGATATAGTGTTGAGTGGGGTACGATTTTTCGACAGATTGTATCACTATAATCTAGAAGGCTTTATCTTAAttgtaaccctaacccttaaagtAGATTATAGACACGATGGGTCCTGTCATTCCCACTTTAAATCCGAAAGTCACACTGTTGCCATGCTAAGTGACGTAAATTAGAACTGCCAGCATTTAGTACAATCAGAATATagactttatttttgcaaaggtcaaCGGTAAATATCAGATAATGACGCAATGAGTAACATGAGACATATGAACAAtaaggtaataaaacaataagcgTCTATcataaagcctaccaaccatccacataaccccttcatctcctccactcgctctcctcccttgcctcatctggcacCCCCTGTACTtggtctgttttccctcccttaggatgtaagctcacataaccagggccccctcccctcctgtccttTTGCTCCttgtttattgcattagcctgcctcgagtttctgaagtattggtatttttgtttattattttgtactgtttcaccctgtatagtctactgtttgtactgtgtacggcgctgcggaaaccttgtggcgcctaacaaataaaggataatactaataataatcataGAAATTGAAGAATCTAGGCGTTGAGTTAATTTTACCAACAGCAGAGAAGAGATGTACTGTGTCTTTTAAATGGcaagtctgcatttccatgttatCGGCATTGTTGTAATCGGAATTGTTTTGTCGTGATACAATGTGTTGTGATTATAAGTGTAGCTAACTACCTACTATCAGTGACGTTAGGGAGTGCAGTAAAAGTTATACGTGATATTCTGCAGTCGCTGCTGAGAGTGATGTAAAGCAATAGGTGAACAACTAACACGAATTGCACTGTTTGTTTCATCTAATTGGATGTGAGGGAGGTGTTAGTAGTCATTTTGTTGCATTACTTTACAAACTACATTAATTTAAATTACATTACTTGAAGATTGGTCAAGGTTGATTAATTAAATGAGGTTATTAATGTGGGTTTAACGTACAGCTTACTTGCCtaatttttatttaacatgttattacatttatagacattgtacttttctaatatgattattattgcagcaaatgtttttttctatgtaTCCTCCCACAAAACTAAGCATTTGGAAACCTCCCCTCTAGACCTCCTGGGTTTGCTTGTGAATGGGCATACACAGTACACAggtctgtattaaaaaaaaaaaaaaacattaagaaattatttggatcaattgttGGAGATTGGAGATTTTTTGCATTCTGTCATCAACGTTCCCATGATAGCGATAGTAGAATTCTATTATATCTCACGTTCCAAACAAACAGGACAAGAAAATACCTAAAGAAATGTTCAATTACAATTTACATTGTGGAGTTCTTCCAGATGACATAGTTCCTATAGCAAGCGTAGGAGTTCTTACCTAGAGATCGCAGGGTCTGGTAATTCTCCATCATCACTTCCCGGTAAGTctccttttcttctgtttttaaaCAGTCCCACTCCTCCTTGGAGAAGTGCACTGCAACCTCATCAAACTGAGATTTCTGCTTTCACAAAAAATACAAACACTTTTCAATTAGGAAAATGGCTTCATTTACAATGACAAATCCATGACCCAACAGAAAATGACATTTTGTCATCTCACgacaatcataaataataaaaagaggATGGGGAGGAGAAAACAGATAGAGAAAGGGGGTATATAAGGAGGGGTGGAGGAGTAGGGGGAAGCAGAATGAGGGGGGTATATAAAAATCAGTGTGCTAATGTTTAGACACCAGTTAGTGACTGTCTTCAGGGCTGGACCGTAGGACACTAGCTGACCGAAAACATTGACACATGATGCTCACACCTTTGTGGATTAAACATCACCTTtgattacacacttcaggtattatactatatatagtattcaTTTTTTCCTACTAAATGGATATTTATCaggagataaatatatatatatatatatatatatatatatatatcaaaataaaaataattattattgctactGTGGGAATACATTTGTTATCACCCAAGTCTACTTATTTATGGGATACTGTGGTCATGGGGATGGATCCCTTGCATACGTTACACtttgattttattattgttaGCTTAAACGACCACTaaccctaaaatacaagttgacaCGAGTTGATCTATTAATAACATTGAAAATGATATCTGTAAGCGTTGCTGGAGCTTATCGGAACGGAAGATATTTCAGATGACGTTGCGATTGAAAGGAGAGTTATTTTCTTTTACACAGCAGACTTCTGGTTAGTAATGCCAATCCGACTCTGTTTGGATGATTGTGACACTAAATATATTCGCTGTATGAAATGTCTGTCTTTGTTTACTACATTTTACGCATGCGTCACATAGCTAGCACAGAAATACTGTACGCACTGAAGATATATTTTCTGACAAGTAACGTAGGTACTCATTtatgtttgttattttaaaatagagGAGATTAATAAAGAAATTctcaaatatatgtattatattgaaaaaagtaaatttgttttgtttttatttgattggtttgttattatattgttacagattgttaatttaatttatgattatataAAAGTTAAATGGACGTATGTGCCCTCTGATGAGTATTAACTGTAAATATGCTTGTAGTAAACAGAGTGCAATTGCCCCCAAACTACTATTTTCGGCTGTATCTGTCCACGTTTATGGAAAGGAACGCTCTTCCACCCCTATCACATTGTAACGTAGCATAAAAaacgtttggatttgaatatgggtggaaaTGCGCAAAAGTTGATTCAGGTCCCTTAAGTTCTAAtaaatttgcatatatatttgtgtatgctAGTTAGTATTACTATTAGTAGTTATTTTATCAGTGTCAAGTTGTATTTTAGCATTAGCGATCCTTTAAACAGAAAAGTAGAATACCTGACTGATTTTACTGAGCAATAACTTTTGAAGGAAAGAAACATTGTATTACGCATGTGATAAACAGCACAAACAGTCTTATAAAACATAGGTATTTGGAGGCTAAACGTCACCTACTTTTCCGAAAGTGGAACTACTGAGCAAAAACGTTTCCGACAGGGGCACAGTTTCCATCATCGTCTCTCTCTTCTTTGGCTGGTTTGACCAGAGTTCAAATTTATGTCCGCCAGTACAAAAAGCATTTACTACCAGCGACAGCCCATCCATTTTCTTCTCCAGTATTTTAATGGGAGATTTACACAAGCAACGTGCTCCACTACAAAGCTTCAAAAACAGCTGGTCTAGACACGATTCAAAAACAATGAATTTCCGTTCATTGGTCAAGTCCTCCTTCTTTTCAATCACTTCGGAGGTCTCCTCTGATGCCTGCGAGTCTGAAACATTGAGTGAAACGTCTGCATGTGTTTGTTTAGTGGTGCACACTGCCTTGGAGGCTTCTTGAAAAATCACTTCTTCTTTTGCGTTCTGATCCGGTAGTGAATGGGCAGATTGTTCTTTAGACATCTGTTGTGTGCTCACTGGAGTTGAGGGAGCACAGGGATATAAATAATCAAATTTTACTCCTACTTTATTCTTAACGTCAGCCACACCATTAAGGTTTATCGTCAATATTTCTTCCGTTTGGGTGCTGCTATCCTTCTTTATGCACCTTGGGCCAGTAAAGTTGCCATGGTTTCCCTGTCTGATACATTGGTCTATATAGGTGCTGCCATTTGTGAGACTGATTCTGGGGACTGCTGTAGAGACCTGATCTTGGTCTTCTCTTCGCCTCAATGGTGGAGGACCTACAAATGGCTCAAAGATGGAGGGGACTGCTCCTTTCTTCAGGTAAATCTTACTGCCTTTCCTAATATAGCAGTCTACGGTGAAATGTTCCGAGCACATACGGTAAACGTCACTTTTCTTTTTCTCAAGAACTTGATGGGCGAACACATTGAGGTCTCCAAAATCCTGTCCTGTTTCAATAAGCCAATTTTTTATTTCTGGGATGTTGTTTGGGAACCCATGTAGAGTTACTGAAGGGTATTCCAATTTCCGCCCGGTTTTATGAGGACACCCTTTTACGATGCAGTTCGGCATTTTAAATCATCCCTGTAAAGGAGTTTCCAAATTAATTAGTggcacttcatttgtt
The nucleotide sequence above comes from Mixophyes fleayi isolate aMixFle1 chromosome 6, aMixFle1.hap1, whole genome shotgun sequence. Encoded proteins:
- the LOC142095276 gene encoding uncharacterized protein LOC142095276 isoform X2: MPNCIVKGCPHKTGRKLEYPSVTLHGFPNNIPEIKNWLIETGQDFGDLNVFAHQVLEKKKSDVYRMCSEHFTVDCYIRKGSKIYLKKGAVPSIFEPFVGPPPLRRREDQDQVSTAVPRISLTNGSTYIDQCIRQGNHGNFTGPRCIKKDSSTQTEEILTINLNGVADVKNKVGVKFDYLYPCAPSTPVSTQQMSKEQSAHSLPDQNAKEEVIFQEASKAVCTTKQTHADVSLNVSDSQASEETSEVIEKKEDLTNERKFIVFESCLDQLFLKLCSGARCLCKSPIKILEKKMDGLSLVVNAFCTGGHKFELWSNQPKKRETMMETVPLSETFLLSSSTFGKKSQFDEVAVHFSKEEWDCLKTEEKETYREVMMENYQTLRSLGRINVIPPIVSMIERGEEPYVKSPPSSEKEIPIGLSTDVSVNKDTPPSESNGVSQCGLTRDAQTENSERLTKLKENEGTSREKGGLPDYVIPTHMEECPDCGKLFLYKSYLTRHQRVHTGEKPYSCMECGKCFTDSSSLVKHQRSHGIEKVFTCPDCEKCFGLKSDLIKHQIVHKEVYTFICCECGESFLDYSALGRHKSTHKETFHLCSICGECFSNPSHLLIHRKIHKGEQPYSCSECGKCFKTNFDLVKHKQTHPSVKRFPCSECGKCFTQTSNLYAHRRLHFGVKPYSCPECGKCFAKKSSLIRHRRLHTGEKPFSCFQCGKCFSVNSNLIKHQQIHTMQ
- the LOC142095276 gene encoding uncharacterized protein LOC142095276 isoform X1, yielding MPNCIVKGCPHKTGRKLEYPSVTLHGFPNNIPEIKNWLIETGQDFGDLNVFAHQVLEKKKSDVYRMCSEHFTVDCYIRKGSKIYLKKGAVPSIFEPFVGPPPLRRREDQDQVSTAVPRISLTNGSTYIDQCIRQGNHGNFTGPRCIKKDSSTQTEEILTINLNGVADVKNKVGVKFDYLYPCAPSTPVSTQQMSKEQSAHSLPDQNAKEEVIFQEASKAVCTTKQTHADVSLNVSDSQASEETSEVIEKKEDLTNERKFIVFESCLDQLFLKLCSGARCLCKSPIKILEKKMDGLSLVVNAFCTGGHKFELWSNQPKKRETMMETVPLSETFLLSSSTFGKQKSQFDEVAVHFSKEEWDCLKTEEKETYREVMMENYQTLRSLGRINVIPPIVSMIERGEEPYVKSPPSSEKEIPIGLSTDVSVNKDTPPSESNGVSQCGLTRDAQTENSERLTKLKENEGTSREKGGLPDYVIPTHMEECPDCGKLFLYKSYLTRHQRVHTGEKPYSCMECGKCFTDSSSLVKHQRSHGIEKVFTCPDCEKCFGLKSDLIKHQIVHKEVYTFICCECGESFLDYSALGRHKSTHKETFHLCSICGECFSNPSHLLIHRKIHKGEQPYSCSECGKCFKTNFDLVKHKQTHPSVKRFPCSECGKCFTQTSNLYAHRRLHFGVKPYSCPECGKCFAKKSSLIRHRRLHTGEKPFSCFQCGKCFSVNSNLIKHQQIHTMQ